From the genome of Bradyrhizobium sp. ORS 278:
CGACGGCGAGGTCTGGCGGCTCACCAATGCGTCGGGCAGCCTGTCCTACAATCTTCAGCTGACCGAGGACGAGTCGCAGAAGCCGATGATCATGCAGCTCATCTCCGTGGACGGCGTCAGTGTGAATCTCCCGCAGGACACCACGATGGATACGATGGTCCGGCTCGGCGGCGCGCGCTTCCGCGTCGTGCCTTGTCCGCCGTTGCCGACCTCGCGCTTCCATTCGAAGCCGGTCTGCGTCACCCAGATCGTGATGATGCCGAGCTCGCGCACCGAGGTGTTCGTCACCTATCGCGATCCCGCGACGGGGGCGATCGCGAGCCCCGGCCATTCCGCGTCCGCGACCTTCAAGATGGCAGGCCTGACGATGGGCAGCGGCGACCAATGGCCTGCGGTCGATCTCGCCAAGGTGCACTTCCATCAGCACGGGTCACGGCACCACATCGCGTACGGCCTGGACATCAGGGGCGACGCATTGGCGACGATGCAGCCGTCGGGCATCCTCGACGCCAAGGTCCCCTACGCGAATGCGGCGGCGCTGCCTGCCGGATGCAAGCCGTTGCCGGCGGGACACCGCCGCCGCATCTTCTTCGGCCTCGCCGATCTGACCGACGACGGCACCTTCGGTCTCGGCTATGAGGAGGTCGATGAGAACGGCAATCCGGTGCCGGGCACGCAGCTGCCGGTCAGCCAGTTCGATCCGGCGCAGAACATCGTCTGCCTGCCGCTCGCGGCAGGGCAGCGTCCGGTCCACGAGACCTGGGAGCTGGTGCAGCTGTCGACGGAGAACCACAACTTCCACATCCACCAGACCCGGTTCAGGACGATCAACAGCAAGGCCGGCGAGAACACGCCGTTGTCGGTGTCGTTCAACCGCAGCATCGGCGGCGGCATGCTGCAGGACAATGTTCCGCTCGGCGTCGCGACGCCCAATGTGCCGGAGGTGATGGACGCGCAAAGCGGAGTCTGCAGTATCGAGCAGTGGCGCAATGGCCAGTGCACCTCGAAGCCGGTCGTCGTGGATATCCCGTTCTCGCAGGTCGGCGAGTTCGTCTATCACTGTCACATCCTCGAGCATGAGGACGGGGGCATGATGGCGAAGATCAAGGTTGTCCCCTCACCCTCACCCTCACACGGCAACCCCTGGGAAGCGATGAACCAGATGCCTTGGTAGTCGCGGACGGACGATGTCCTTCGTGGCTCTCATCGGACCGACGCCGCATCCGCGGCGTCGGTCACGCCGAGTTCTTCGGCGGTGCTGCCTCACCTGCTCGCAGGCGGTTGTCGTGTTGATCGCTGAGCGCACATGCGTCGGCGTAGTCGCACGACGTTCGACTTTCTTTGAATCGATCTAAACTGCCGCAGGCGCGATTGCGCCTCGCTGAAAAGGCGGCTGGACTCACTGCGAGCGGTCCATTCAGGCATCTCGAGATGCGGCAATCCTTAGCAACATTCTTATTCCCCAGCCACTCCGGCAAATCGCCAACATCGTCGCGGCAATTCGCCGCAATCGGACCACTTACTACGTTGGCTCTGACAATCAGAACGGTTTGCAGGAAGCGCGTTGGTGATGTCGGAAGAACTCGGTCGGATCGGCGCCCGGCGCAGTCCAAGGAAGCGGCGTCGGTCCATTCGCGACAGACGCTTCGGCAGCGTCCTGGACAGCTGAAAGCGGTCGGGCATGACGTCATGTCGATCCAAGGGGAGGGCATGTCATGAACAGGAATTTGAGGTGGACGCGATGAACGAATGGCTGAAATGGACTGCGCCCGCTGCGGCCGTCATGTCGATCGCTGCGCCGGCCTACGCCATGCAGTACATGAGCGTCGAGGAAGCGCAGAAAGCCGCTTTCCCGGGCGCGAGCTTCGCCGAGGTCCAGCCGGGCCGCGTGTGGAAGGCGAGCAATGGCGGCTATTTCTACTATGACAGCGTCGTCGGCAAGCATCTGCTGATCGACTACACGGTCGCGATCGGTCCTGACGGCCGGGTGCGCCGCGTCGAAATCCTGAACTACCGCGAATCCTATGGCGGCGAGGTGCACGATCCCAACTGGCTCGGCCAGTTCGTCGGCAAGGGCAGCCAGAACGAACTGCGCATCAACTCGGATATCCGCAACATCTCCGGCGCCACGCTGTCATCGACGCATCTGACCGAGGGCGTGAAGAAGGTGCTGACCTATCATGCCAGCCACTTCCGCTAGTCTTCGGCGCGCGCGCGCCCTGCTCGGGACGTTCGTCGAGATCGATGTCGCCGAAGCGCAGGGCGTGGACGTGGAGAGCGCCGTTGAGACGGCGTTCTCCGCCGTGGCCGACGTGCATCGGCTGATGAGCTTCCACGATTCCGAAAGCGACGTGTCACGGCTGAATCGTGCGGCTTCGCGGAGCGCCGTGACGGTGCATCCCTGGACCTACGAAGTTATCGAGGTGGCCGTGAACATGGCGCGTCATTCGAACGGCGCTTTCGACATCGGCGTTGCCGGCGCCGCGCAGCCGGTCGCGGGCGCGCCATCGCCGGCGGCCGATGCGATCGAGCTGCTCGCCGATCACCAGATTCGCTTCCGCGATTCTGGCGTGAAGATCGACCTCGGCGGCATCGCCAAGGGCTTCGCCGTCGATCGCGCGATCGTCGCATTACGGAGCTGCGGCGTGCGTTCGGCCATGGTCAACGCCGGCGGCGATCTCGCGACGTTCGGAACCGGTGCCCGCATCGTCCATATCCGCGACCCGCGTTCGCCGGACCGGCTGCTGTGCGAAGTCGAGGTGAGCAATGGCGCGCTGGGCTCGTCGGCGCGCCGCTTCGATCCGTTCCGATCGGCGCAGACGACGGCGACCGCTGTCGTCGATCCCGCCACCCGCCTGCCGGCTCAGGGCGCGCTTGGCGCGACGGTCCGCGCTCCCTCCTGCATGGTCGCGGATGCGCTGACCAAGATCATCATGATCGCGCCCCGGGGCGCCGTTGCGCAGCTCGCGCGATACGACGCGAGCGCGATGCTGGTCGCGCCGAACGGCGACATCCTCACGACACCGAACTGGCAAGGAGATCTGCAGCATGCGGCTTAAAGGCGCGTTTCGGTTTGCCCTTTATGGGATTTTCGGGCTTCTGTTCGCCAGCGGAGCGTTCTGGATCTACGCCGATCAGATGAAGACCCGCTCGGAGCTCAACAGCGACGCCTGGCAGCAGGCGGCGGCCTATCTGCTGAGCCTGCATGGCGGCGCCGCGATGGTGACGTTGATGCTGCTCGGCGCGCTCGGCCCGATGCACGTGCAGCGCGCCTGGCGTGCCCGCAAGAACCGCGCGACCGGCATCGTCAGCCTGGCGATGTACGGCCTGCTGATCGCCACCGCGTTCGGCCTCTATTACGTCGGCTCGGAAGCGCTGCGGCCCTGGATCAGCACCGTCCACATCGTCTTCGGCCTCGGCGTTCCCGCCGTGATCATGGCCCACATCGTCGTCGGCCGCGCCAGCGTCGCGCCAGCGCCGCAGCCCATCCGCGCCCGGGCGGCCGCCGCCACCCTGGTGCCCGCCGACGCACCGGACGAGCCCGAACTTGTCGGCGCCATGAACAAGGTCGGTTGACATCGTCGTCAATCGGGGCGCGGCGACCCGCGCCCCGGCTACTGATCGTTTTTGCTGGGGCAGGGCGCTCGGGCGGATTGGGCCCGTAGGGCGCTAATCCGCCCTATGCCCGCCGCGCCGACGCAACGCATCGGCGGGCGCCGATCCGGGACCCATAGCCGCCGTTTTTCATGTGTTACGCGGCCGCGCCGCCTGCCGTCTCAGCCATCACGCGGTATGGATCCCGGCGTTCGCCGGGATGACCCGGCCCTTAGCCCTATGCGCTGAATGGACCGCGAAGGTTGCGCAAATTGCGAAAAACAGCTTCAATGAATGGCCTTCCTGGTGCCCGGTAAGGAATCCCATGGAGCAACGCTTCACGTTTGACGCGGTGGCAGGCCTCTACAAGACCGCACGTCCTGATTACCCCAAAGCGCTTATCGACGATGTCGTCTCATATGCCGATCTGAAAGCCGACGATAGAATCTTGGAAGTCGGCTGCGGGACGGGGCAAGCCACCTTGGGCTTCGCCACGCTCGGTTTTTCGATACTTGCGACGGATCCCGGTCCCGAAATGCTTCGCGGCGCGCGCGAGAGCCTGGCTGGATTCGACAATGTCGCGTTCCTGGAGACGACTTTCGAAGCCTTCCCTGAACACCGTCCCACCTTTCGCCTGATCATCG
Proteins encoded in this window:
- a CDS encoding multicopper oxidase domain-containing protein → MSPTGWVYEICPRPASGTTCPADSAVADYGGVRLALQKGDTLKIRLVNQLPQLDPAKVNHNVDPGQANLFRNPTNLHTHGLIVEPRAPTLRDQTFGDYVFVQIYNSANGMPVPQTTHQHGSNKMDYADFRIEIPRNHPSGQFWFHPHIHGLSLNQVSQGLAGIISVGEVSDYAHGDARDTPFPDASVRHLILKDIQVAPGGPVQFDAGPAQTTPGEVINQEDPGFCAQFPADSSEVREGSCPGVDASADGGSNFSGGKWYFTVNGRTFPKIKITDSDGEVWRLTNASGSLSYNLQLTEDESQKPMIMQLISVDGVSVNLPQDTTMDTMVRLGGARFRVVPCPPLPTSRFHSKPVCVTQIVMMPSSRTEVFVTYRDPATGAIASPGHSASATFKMAGLTMGSGDQWPAVDLAKVHFHQHGSRHHIAYGLDIRGDALATMQPSGILDAKVPYANAAALPAGCKPLPAGHRRRIFFGLADLTDDGTFGLGYEEVDENGNPVPGTQLPVSQFDPAQNIVCLPLAAGQRPVHETWELVQLSTENHNFHIHQTRFRTINSKAGENTPLSVSFNRSIGGGMLQDNVPLGVATPNVPEVMDAQSGVCSIEQWRNGQCTSKPVVVDIPFSQVGEFVYHCHILEHEDGGMMAKIKVVPSPSPSHGNPWEAMNQMPW
- a CDS encoding FMN-binding protein — protein: MNEWLKWTAPAAAVMSIAAPAYAMQYMSVEEAQKAAFPGASFAEVQPGRVWKASNGGYFYYDSVVGKHLLIDYTVAIGPDGRVRRVEILNYRESYGGEVHDPNWLGQFVGKGSQNELRINSDIRNISGATLSSTHLTEGVKKVLTYHASHFR
- a CDS encoding FAD:protein FMN transferase is translated as MPATSASLRRARALLGTFVEIDVAEAQGVDVESAVETAFSAVADVHRLMSFHDSESDVSRLNRAASRSAVTVHPWTYEVIEVAVNMARHSNGAFDIGVAGAAQPVAGAPSPAADAIELLADHQIRFRDSGVKIDLGGIAKGFAVDRAIVALRSCGVRSAMVNAGGDLATFGTGARIVHIRDPRSPDRLLCEVEVSNGALGSSARRFDPFRSAQTTATAVVDPATRLPAQGALGATVRAPSCMVADALTKIIMIAPRGAVAQLARYDASAMLVAPNGDILTTPNWQGDLQHAA